One window of the Acidimicrobiia bacterium genome contains the following:
- a CDS encoding TauD/TfdA family dioxygenase encodes MSEATALEPGGPADDAGDRPRAARIHLAPYDVVVGPVGHLAAERARLAALRWSAFDAQPVGATLGADISGIDLTAALPDAVIAELRQALLDYKVLFFRDQTLTPVQHVAFARRFGELEIHPFIASNTEQPELVRFAKSADVGGYENGWHHDVTWRECPSMGAILHAIEVPATGGDTLFADMYAAYEGLDEEVKERIDGLVAVHDYARVFGHVIADSAKDEMRAKYPPVKHPVVRRHPETGRRLLFVNRFFVSHIVGLDEAESTALIDLLSRQADTIEYQCRFRWSKDGVAFWDNRVVQHYAVSDYWPDVRIVERASVVGDRPY; translated from the coding sequence ATGTCGGAAGCCACCGCGCTCGAGCCCGGCGGCCCGGCCGATGACGCGGGCGACCGTCCGCGAGCGGCTCGCATCCACCTCGCCCCCTACGACGTCGTCGTGGGGCCGGTGGGGCACCTCGCGGCGGAGCGCGCCCGTCTCGCCGCGCTCCGCTGGAGCGCCTTCGACGCCCAGCCGGTCGGTGCGACCCTCGGCGCCGACATCTCGGGGATCGATCTCACGGCCGCGCTGCCCGACGCGGTCATCGCCGAGCTTCGCCAGGCGTTGCTGGACTACAAGGTCCTGTTCTTCCGGGACCAGACGCTGACACCGGTACAGCACGTCGCCTTCGCTCGCCGGTTCGGCGAGCTCGAGATCCATCCGTTCATCGCCTCGAACACCGAGCAGCCGGAGCTGGTGCGCTTCGCGAAGTCGGCCGACGTCGGGGGATACGAGAACGGGTGGCACCACGACGTGACGTGGCGGGAGTGCCCGTCGATGGGGGCGATCCTCCACGCCATCGAGGTGCCGGCGACGGGTGGGGACACCTTGTTCGCGGACATGTACGCCGCGTACGAGGGCCTCGACGAGGAGGTCAAAGAGCGAATCGACGGTCTCGTCGCCGTTCACGACTACGCCCGCGTCTTCGGGCACGTGATCGCGGACTCGGCGAAGGACGAGATGCGGGCGAAGTACCCGCCGGTAAAGCACCCCGTCGTCCGCCGTCATCCCGAGACCGGCCGCCGGCTGCTGTTCGTCAACCGCTTCTTCGTCAGCCACATCGTGGGCCTCGACGAGGCGGAGAGCACGGCCCTGATCGACCTGCTGTCCCGCCAGGCCGACACGATCGAGTACCAGTGCCGCTTCCGCTGGTCGAAGGACGGCGTCGCGTTCTGGGACAACCGCGTCGTGCAGCACTACGCGGTGTCCGACTACTGGCCCGACGTCCGGATCGTGGAGCGCGCCAGCGTCGTCGGCGACCGCCCCTACTGA
- a CDS encoding CoA transferase has translation MTEILSGVRVLEVASWTFVPAAGAVLADWGADVVKIEHPVTGDPQRGLISSGLVPGAAGGFNYMIEQPNRGKRSVGIDLASGDGRELLYRIAESSDVFLTNFLPDARARLQIDVEHIRARNPAIVYVRGSGQGPRGDDAGRGGYDGASYWARGGIAAALTPRGVEPPIGQRPAFGDVMGGMAIAGGIAAALLARERTGTAPVVDVSLLATALWNLAPDVVASKLFEHVETPSFDAGDFPNPLVGLYRTEDGRYVSLVMLESDRYWRDFCLHLGHPELVDDPRFVDAAARFEHRRECRRLIADIFAAAPLAVWRDRLATLEGVWAPVQTALELHDDRQVVANGYLPTVVADDGTPVALVANPVQFDESPPALRRAPEHGQHTEEVLLELGLSWDDLVRFKESGAIL, from the coding sequence ATGACCGAGATCTTGTCCGGGGTCCGCGTGCTCGAAGTCGCGTCGTGGACCTTCGTGCCCGCCGCCGGCGCCGTCCTCGCCGACTGGGGCGCGGACGTCGTGAAGATCGAGCACCCGGTCACGGGTGACCCGCAGCGGGGACTCATCAGCTCGGGCCTCGTGCCGGGCGCGGCCGGCGGCTTCAACTACATGATCGAGCAGCCGAACCGGGGGAAGCGCAGCGTCGGCATCGACCTCGCCAGTGGCGACGGACGGGAGCTGCTCTACCGGATCGCCGAGTCGAGCGACGTGTTCCTCACGAACTTCCTGCCCGACGCGCGGGCGCGGCTGCAGATCGACGTGGAGCACATCCGGGCCCGCAACCCAGCCATCGTCTACGTGCGCGGCAGCGGCCAGGGCCCCCGCGGCGACGATGCGGGCCGAGGCGGGTACGACGGCGCCTCCTACTGGGCCCGGGGCGGGATCGCCGCCGCCCTCACCCCGCGCGGCGTGGAGCCCCCGATCGGTCAGCGACCCGCGTTCGGGGACGTGATGGGGGGCATGGCGATCGCGGGCGGGATCGCGGCGGCGCTGCTCGCGCGCGAGCGAACCGGGACCGCCCCGGTGGTGGACGTCTCGCTCCTCGCGACCGCGCTGTGGAACCTGGCGCCGGACGTCGTCGCCTCCAAGCTGTTCGAGCACGTCGAGACCCCGAGCTTCGACGCCGGCGACTTCCCGAACCCACTGGTCGGCCTGTACCGCACCGAGGACGGGCGCTACGTGAGCCTCGTGATGCTCGAATCGGACCGGTACTGGCGCGACTTCTGCCTGCACCTCGGGCACCCGGAGCTTGTCGACGACCCGCGGTTCGTCGACGCCGCCGCTCGCTTCGAGCACCGTCGGGAGTGCCGCCGCCTGATCGCCGACATCTTCGCCGCCGCGCCCCTGGCGGTGTGGCGGGACCGGCTCGCCACGCTCGAGGGCGTGTGGGCGCCCGTGCAGACGGCCTTAGAGCTGCACGACGACCGACAAGTCGTCGCCAACGGGTACCTGCCGACCGTCGTCGCCGACGACGGCACCCCGGTGGCCCTCGTCGCGAACCCGGTTCAGTTCGACGAGTCGCCGCCCGCACTGCGCCGCGCCCCGGAGCACGGCCAGCACACCGAGGAGGTCCTCCTGGAGCTCGGCCTGTCCTGGGACGACCTCGTGCGCTTCAAGGAATCGGGGGCGATCCTCTAG
- a CDS encoding SDR family NAD(P)-dependent oxidoreductase codes for MFDLGDQVAIVTGGGTGIGRATALVLAEHGADVALASRRRENLERVAAEVEALGRRALVVPTDVRDPAACTALVDEAISAFGRLDILVNNAGGSKSRPLEAWDLDGWHNSIDLNLRSVFVLSQAAARPMTERGRGAIVNISSGAAERGLPFVAPYGAAKAGVENLTESFAAALAPHGIRVNCVGVGAIKSEGFVRAMERIGQDPDQVGGRSNGFGRAGRPEEIAWPILFLVSRAASFLSGQTIYVGGPPVVPGYAAPPA; via the coding sequence ATGTTCGACCTCGGTGACCAGGTCGCGATCGTGACGGGCGGAGGCACTGGGATCGGGCGCGCCACCGCGCTGGTGCTCGCCGAGCACGGGGCCGACGTCGCGCTCGCCAGCCGCCGACGAGAGAACCTCGAGCGGGTCGCGGCCGAGGTCGAAGCGCTCGGCCGCCGGGCCCTCGTCGTCCCGACCGACGTCCGAGACCCAGCCGCGTGCACGGCGCTGGTCGACGAGGCCATCAGCGCCTTCGGGCGGCTCGACATCCTCGTCAACAACGCCGGGGGATCGAAGTCCCGACCGCTCGAAGCCTGGGACCTCGACGGGTGGCACAACTCGATCGACCTGAACCTGCGGAGCGTGTTCGTCCTCTCCCAAGCCGCGGCCCGGCCGATGACCGAGCGTGGCCGTGGAGCCATCGTCAACATCTCGTCGGGCGCGGCCGAGCGCGGGTTGCCGTTCGTCGCGCCCTACGGCGCGGCGAAGGCCGGGGTCGAGAACCTCACCGAGTCGTTCGCGGCCGCGCTCGCCCCGCACGGGATCCGGGTGAACTGCGTCGGGGTCGGCGCGATCAAGTCCGAGGGGTTCGTGCGGGCGATGGAGAGAATCGGGCAGGATCCCGACCAGGTCGGCGGGCGTTCCAACGGCTTCGGTCGGGCCGGCCGCCCCGAGGAGATCGCCTGGCCCATTCTCTTCCTCGTGTCGCGCGCCGCCAGCTTCCTGTCGGGCCAGACGATCTACGTGGGCGGACCGCCGGTAGTGCCCGGCTACGCCGCCCCGCCGGCCTAA
- a CDS encoding YdeI/OmpD-associated family protein encodes MSSLRVPGGVVHKLPGDLRNALIANTTALDAWKDITPLARNEFICWVEDAKQEMTRERRIRRTEEELEEGQRRPCCWPGCKHRERTGR; translated from the coding sequence GTGAGCAGCCTGCGAGTGCCCGGTGGGGTGGTGCACAAGCTTCCAGGAGACCTGCGCAACGCGCTGATCGCCAACACCACGGCACTCGATGCCTGGAAGGACATCACGCCTCTGGCCCGGAACGAGTTCATCTGCTGGGTCGAGGACGCCAAGCAGGAGATGACCCGAGAACGCCGCATTCGCCGGACCGAGGAGGAGCTGGAGGAAGGCCAGCGTCGGCCGTGCTGCTGGCCAGGGTGCAAGCACCGCGAGCGCACCGGCAGATAG
- a CDS encoding thiamine pyrophosphate-binding protein yields MTVVDGGALVCEALRRHGVTHVFGLGGGHINPTWWAIQAAPEMTLVDVRHEAAATYAAEGWALATRQPGVCLVTAAPGITNCVTGLANAHANGAPVVCIAGAATQRGQDTGEVESLEQLELVRSVTKWARRVHHADRIPEYVELAFRAARSGKPGPVYLELAIDLVHARIDDGAVDVPPRLDPQTGGGAAAPALVDRAAALLAAARRPALVVGSGVWWADADAELLEFVEHSGIPVVTRQAARGTIPDDHPFCFGQDWQNLCYQADVLLCVGKQLDYFFGYGRFPNLDHLIQVDVNPQEIGRNRVPVSAGLVGDAKATLRQLTESVKPLATDEWVAHLRAQATAIAANQAEMARSPQVPMHPMRLCVELRDLLDRDATVVADGAFNMIWTRAAFPAYQPGRTPSMSNFGNIGYGVGYAIAAALARPGSQVVWVVGDGSFGFHAMELDTASRFGLPIVTLIMNNRGWSAQWVPLGVRHYERLAGGFDGEGELIERPEEIRPALERALASTAPYIVNALVEPAAEYFGGRYLGPPAPRPDQPPSPNQ; encoded by the coding sequence GTGACCGTCGTCGACGGCGGCGCGCTCGTCTGCGAGGCCCTTCGACGGCACGGCGTCACGCACGTCTTCGGGCTCGGGGGCGGTCACATCAACCCGACGTGGTGGGCCATCCAGGCCGCCCCCGAGATGACGCTCGTCGACGTCCGTCACGAGGCGGCGGCGACCTACGCCGCCGAGGGCTGGGCGCTGGCCACCCGCCAGCCGGGCGTGTGCCTGGTGACAGCGGCGCCGGGGATCACGAACTGCGTCACCGGGCTCGCCAACGCCCACGCGAACGGCGCTCCGGTCGTGTGCATCGCCGGTGCGGCCACTCAGCGCGGCCAGGACACGGGCGAGGTCGAATCGCTCGAGCAGCTCGAGCTGGTGCGGTCCGTGACGAAGTGGGCCCGCCGCGTCCACCACGCCGACCGTATCCCGGAGTACGTGGAGCTGGCCTTCCGCGCCGCCCGCAGCGGCAAGCCGGGGCCGGTGTACCTCGAGCTCGCCATCGACCTCGTCCACGCACGGATCGACGACGGCGCGGTCGACGTCCCCCCGCGCCTCGATCCGCAGACCGGTGGCGGTGCTGCCGCACCGGCGCTCGTGGATCGGGCGGCGGCGCTGCTCGCGGCGGCGCGGCGGCCGGCGCTCGTCGTCGGCAGCGGCGTGTGGTGGGCCGACGCGGACGCTGAGCTGCTCGAGTTCGTCGAGCACAGCGGCATCCCGGTCGTGACCCGCCAGGCCGCACGCGGGACGATCCCCGACGACCACCCCTTTTGCTTCGGGCAGGACTGGCAGAACCTCTGCTACCAGGCCGACGTCTTGCTCTGCGTCGGGAAGCAGCTCGACTACTTCTTCGGCTACGGCCGGTTCCCCAACCTCGACCACCTCATCCAGGTCGACGTCAACCCGCAAGAGATCGGTCGGAACCGCGTCCCGGTGAGCGCCGGGCTGGTCGGCGACGCCAAGGCCACCCTCCGGCAGCTGACCGAGAGCGTGAAGCCGCTGGCGACCGACGAGTGGGTCGCGCACCTGCGGGCCCAGGCCACCGCGATCGCCGCCAACCAGGCCGAGATGGCCCGGTCGCCGCAGGTGCCGATGCACCCGATGCGCCTCTGCGTGGAGCTGCGGGACCTGCTCGACCGCGACGCCACCGTCGTCGCCGACGGTGCCTTCAACATGATCTGGACGCGGGCGGCCTTCCCCGCCTACCAGCCCGGCCGGACGCCGAGCATGAGCAACTTCGGGAACATCGGCTACGGCGTCGGCTACGCGATCGCGGCGGCCTTGGCTCGACCGGGGTCACAGGTCGTGTGGGTGGTCGGGGACGGCTCGTTCGGGTTCCACGCCATGGAGCTGGACACCGCCTCCCGGTTCGGCCTGCCGATCGTGACCCTCATCATGAACAATCGGGGCTGGAGCGCCCAATGGGTGCCGCTCGGCGTGCGCCACTACGAGCGGCTCGCCGGCGGGTTCGACGGCGAGGGTGAGCTGATCGAGCGTCCCGAGGAGATCCGCCCTGCCCTCGAGCGGGCGCTCGCCTCGACCGCGCCCTACATCGTGAACGCGCTGGTCGAGCCGGCGGCCGAGTACTTCGGCGGGCGGTACCTGGGGCCCCCCGCGCCGCGACCGGACCAGCCCCCGTCGCCGAATCAGTAG
- a CDS encoding Stp1/IreP family PP2C-type Ser/Thr phosphatase, giving the protein MDDLMPIGEFSERSGLSSKRLRSYATAGLLVPAAVDSASGYRYYSPGQLRDAQLIDALREAGMPLADIAALLGDPSCDQLDAWARRVDIDAEHRHKALDLARRLLSIEATSLTPIDNERSGKESMMRLRTVSHTDIGRVRENNEDAAVSNDHLVAVADGMGGHPGGEVASTVAVALVQAAFTGRSLDELQAAVRAANRAIWDRAGASAELEGMGTTVCAAGLTGDGSLVVVNVGDSRACVFRNGSLTQLTDDHSVTAELVRRGELSEQEAVDHPHRGILTRALGVGPDVELDSAAHPAVEGDRLLVCTDGLSNEVPNDEIASLMASTEDLQATADALVELALSRGGRDNVAVVVAEISA; this is encoded by the coding sequence GTGGACGACCTCATGCCGATCGGGGAGTTCTCGGAGCGCTCCGGTCTGTCATCGAAGCGCCTGCGGAGCTACGCAACCGCTGGACTCCTCGTCCCGGCGGCGGTCGATTCGGCATCGGGCTACCGGTACTACTCCCCGGGTCAGTTGCGCGACGCCCAGCTGATCGACGCCCTGCGAGAGGCGGGCATGCCGCTCGCCGACATCGCAGCACTCCTTGGTGATCCCTCGTGCGATCAGCTAGATGCCTGGGCGAGGCGAGTGGACATCGATGCAGAGCACCGGCACAAGGCCCTCGACCTCGCCCGACGTCTGTTGTCGATCGAGGCCACGTCGCTCACACCCATCGACAATGAGCGCTCAGGGAAGGAATCGATGATGAGATTGAGGACGGTCAGCCACACCGACATCGGCCGGGTGCGCGAGAACAACGAAGACGCCGCCGTGAGCAATGACCACCTTGTGGCGGTCGCGGACGGGATGGGAGGTCATCCGGGAGGCGAGGTCGCATCCACGGTCGCGGTCGCGCTCGTGCAGGCCGCCTTCACCGGGCGGTCGCTCGATGAGCTTCAAGCGGCGGTGCGGGCAGCCAACCGGGCGATCTGGGACCGCGCTGGCGCGAGTGCCGAGTTGGAGGGCATGGGCACAACAGTCTGTGCGGCTGGCCTGACCGGAGACGGAAGCCTCGTGGTCGTCAACGTTGGCGACAGCCGTGCCTGCGTGTTCCGCAACGGCTCGTTGACGCAACTGACCGACGACCACAGCGTGACTGCCGAGCTGGTGCGGCGCGGGGAACTGAGCGAACAAGAGGCCGTCGATCATCCTCACCGCGGCATCCTCACCCGAGCGCTCGGAGTCGGGCCGGATGTTGAGCTCGACAGTGCGGCCCACCCTGCCGTGGAAGGCGATCGCCTTCTCGTGTGCACTGACGGCCTCTCCAATGAGGTGCCCAACGACGAGATCGCGTCGTTGATGGCGTCGACCGAGGACCTCCAGGCGACTGCCGACGCGCTCGTCGAGCTGGCCCTATCCCGGGGCGGTCGTGACAACGTCGCCGTCGTGGTCGCAGAGATCAGCGCCTGA
- a CDS encoding ABC transporter permease, whose amino-acid sequence MPAFLAFGRKHLTYVAALAVAIFLGGVIEESWAGNPVTFDSVLFFVVVGVTLGSIYAVAAAGLVVTYTTSGIFNFAQGAIGMMMAFVYWEFKVHLGIQTLLAVVLTVVIVAPLVGAIIERAFRPLANASLVAQLVATIGLMLFFIGLASILWNPDTPRSVGTFFGTDGFNVGQTFVPWYRLITIIGGLGIAVLLRFVLFNTRLGIGMRAVVDNRELAALNGARPARMSMVSWALGSSMAALAGIFLAEELSALSVQTLTLLIVDAFAAAIIGRLRSLPWTYVGGIVIGLALSFQENFLSWAGRWSTASTAIPTIILFLALLFLPQARIEGRRSRLELAPRVPRIRTAAGGMVVLFVGVVVAAGLLDRPDVRRLALALATAFIMLSLVPLTGWAGQISLAQITFAGAGAFAFAEWGPQLGTTGGLVVAALFAVPFGLLMVLPALRLQGLYLALASLAFARMAEFVFFDQPEVFGPGAKRIRSLRLFGFDFGKPFSVFGLHFGQDVGTLFFITVAFGGIGVFVVWLRRGVFGRRLIAMRDSPAACATFGVNLIATKVMVFAVSAAIAGFAGALYGVVLGSAGTMDFQMLPGLAIPLLLVVGGVGVVSGALLGGFFFQAFTWLTEIFPGVTILTYWMRVGPGAAGVGIAYRPEGIIPSVGEDLRRRRSKPPPAPAPTPAPAVPAGEPSAVPAPGASR is encoded by the coding sequence AGGAATCGTGGGCCGGCAACCCCGTCACCTTCGATTCCGTGCTCTTCTTCGTCGTCGTCGGCGTAACGCTGGGGTCGATCTACGCCGTGGCCGCCGCCGGGCTCGTCGTCACCTACACGACGTCCGGGATCTTCAACTTCGCCCAGGGCGCGATCGGCATGATGATGGCGTTCGTCTACTGGGAGTTCAAGGTCCACCTCGGCATCCAGACGCTCCTGGCGGTGGTGCTGACGGTGGTCATCGTGGCGCCGCTCGTCGGCGCGATCATCGAGCGGGCGTTCCGGCCCCTCGCGAACGCGTCCCTGGTCGCGCAGCTCGTCGCCACGATCGGGCTGATGCTGTTCTTCATCGGGCTGGCGTCGATCCTGTGGAACCCGGACACGCCGCGCAGCGTCGGAACCTTCTTCGGGACGGACGGCTTCAACGTCGGTCAGACGTTCGTGCCGTGGTACCGACTTATCACCATCATCGGCGGGCTCGGCATCGCGGTCCTCCTCCGCTTCGTGCTCTTCAACACGCGGCTCGGCATCGGCATGCGGGCCGTGGTCGACAACCGCGAGCTCGCGGCGCTGAACGGCGCCCGACCGGCCCGGATGTCGATGGTGTCGTGGGCGCTCGGGTCCTCGATGGCCGCGCTCGCCGGCATCTTCCTCGCCGAAGAGCTGAGCGCGCTGAGCGTCCAGACCTTGACGCTGCTCATCGTCGACGCCTTCGCGGCCGCGATCATCGGACGGCTCCGCAGCCTGCCGTGGACGTACGTGGGCGGGATTGTGATCGGGCTGGCGCTCTCCTTCCAGGAGAACTTCCTGAGCTGGGCCGGTCGGTGGAGCACCGCGTCGACGGCGATCCCGACGATCATCCTGTTCCTGGCCTTGCTGTTCCTGCCCCAAGCGCGGATCGAGGGACGTCGATCGAGGCTCGAGCTGGCGCCGCGCGTGCCGCGGATCCGCACGGCGGCCGGCGGCATGGTCGTGCTCTTCGTAGGCGTGGTCGTGGCGGCCGGCCTGCTCGACCGTCCCGACGTGCGGCGCCTCGCCCTGGCTCTCGCAACCGCCTTCATCATGCTCTCGCTCGTCCCGCTGACCGGGTGGGCGGGCCAGATCTCGCTCGCCCAGATCACCTTCGCCGGCGCGGGCGCGTTCGCCTTCGCCGAGTGGGGCCCCCAGCTCGGGACGACCGGCGGCTTGGTCGTCGCGGCCCTGTTCGCGGTCCCGTTCGGGCTGCTGATGGTGCTGCCGGCGCTGCGGCTCCAGGGTCTCTACCTGGCGTTGGCGTCGCTGGCCTTCGCGCGCATGGCCGAGTTCGTCTTCTTCGACCAGCCCGAGGTCTTCGGGCCCGGCGCCAAGCGAATCCGCTCGCTTCGGCTCTTCGGCTTCGACTTCGGCAAGCCGTTCAGCGTGTTCGGCCTCCACTTCGGCCAGGACGTCGGAACCCTGTTCTTCATCACCGTGGCCTTCGGCGGCATCGGCGTCTTCGTCGTCTGGCTGCGGCGCGGCGTCTTCGGACGCCGGCTGATCGCCATGCGCGACAGCCCGGCCGCGTGCGCGACGTTCGGCGTGAACCTCATTGCGACGAAGGTCATGGTATTCGCGGTCTCCGCCGCGATCGCCGGGTTCGCGGGCGCGCTGTACGGCGTGGTCCTCGGATCGGCGGGGACCATGGACTTCCAGATGCTCCCCGGGCTGGCGATCCCGCTCCTCCTCGTCGTGGGCGGCGTCGGGGTCGTGAGCGGTGCCTTGCTCGGCGGGTTCTTCTTCCAGGCCTTCACGTGGCTCACCGAGATCTTCCCCGGGGTCACGATCCTCACGTACTGGATGCGGGTCGGGCCCGGCGCCGCGGGCGTCGGCATCGCGTATCGCCCCGAAGGCATCATCCCCAGCGTCGGCGAGGACCTGCGGCGACGGCGGTCCAAGCCGCCGCCGGCCCCCGCACCCACGCCGGCCCCGGCCGTGCCCGCCGGGGAACCGAGCGCGGTGCCCGCGCCGGGCGCGTCTCGCTAG
- a CDS encoding VOC family protein: protein MARVLEALAVVRHSTVAVEAYGGRVTRGARFRMGRLDHVHIRVPDRAQAAAWYSDHLGFEPVERFDFWASGFEGGPLQISADGGRTMLALFEAGEGHPMIPQQTGVAFSVDAGVFAEFARSLPRGIDSPAGLPLMPSDVIDFDLCWAYDLVDPWGNQYELNCYEYDQVRADLIEAEGITPTRYWPRDLYLERGRHRRSPTEPRSLPPTDNPNRAGATVSPDGGSGSPLEERRPLADS from the coding sequence GTGGCCCGCGTCTTGGAGGCTCTCGCGGTGGTGCGGCATTCGACCGTGGCGGTGGAGGCGTACGGTGGCCGCGTGACCAGGGGCGCGCGGTTCCGCATGGGACGGCTCGATCACGTCCACATCCGAGTGCCCGATCGAGCGCAGGCTGCTGCCTGGTACTCCGACCACCTGGGCTTCGAACCTGTCGAGCGGTTCGATTTCTGGGCCTCGGGCTTCGAGGGCGGACCGCTCCAGATCTCTGCGGACGGCGGACGCACGATGTTGGCGCTGTTCGAAGCCGGCGAGGGGCATCCGATGATCCCGCAACAGACGGGCGTCGCTTTCAGTGTCGACGCCGGTGTGTTCGCCGAGTTCGCACGATCGTTGCCGCGTGGAATTGACAGCCCGGCCGGACTGCCCCTGATGCCGAGCGACGTGATCGATTTCGACTTGTGCTGGGCCTACGACCTCGTCGATCCGTGGGGAAACCAGTACGAGTTGAACTGCTACGAGTACGACCAGGTCAGGGCGGACTTGATCGAGGCTGAAGGCATCACCCCCACGCGCTACTGGCCGCGGGATCTTTACCTCGAACGCGGCCGGCACCGCCGTTCTCCCACCGAGCCCCGCTCACTGCCACCCACCGACAACCCGAACCGTGCCGGGGCGACGGTGTCACCAGACGGCGGGTCAGGGTCACCGCTCGAGGAGCGGCGACCGTTGGCTGACAGCTAG